The DNA region GTTTACACAGTCAAAGAGATTTCACTGTGGACTCCTGTCTTACTCTCAGGCAGTCATTCTGTGCTGatgtccttttctttttattgtttggttaataattagaaatttttttttttaaatcaatctgaattatttttgaAGACTTTTCAGTCCTCTTTTTTCTCTTAGAATTTCTATAGctttcttctgtttctcactTGAAGCCTCAAAACAGCACCTTTTGTCTTTTCACACCTTTTCCATAAGAGAACAGACATAACAATAGGAGAGGGAAGTGTTGGTATTGTCCAGAAGAAGGGCAGGTGTCAGTAAATGTTTCAGTCTGTTGCTTTAGTTCTCGTGCAATTGAAAGCATCTGGTTCATCGTGCTTGAATTTCATAATCTGATTAGATGCCAccttctatttttgtttttccctaaCTTCAAAGAAATATTCTACCTGAAAGCTTTCCACAGTTTTCCTTCACAAAATGATTTTGTCACATTCTCTTTGCAGCATTAGGACCTCAGTAGTTTCTTTCCATGTTGTTAGTTCCTGCTTGTCATGACCTGTAAAAAGAAGCTGGTTTGGCCAGCTTTGTtattacaaaattatttctcctgACTCTTATTCTGATTATGGTTACAAAATTATTCCTGATAAGTCACTCTAACAAGAAAAGGTTTTAGTCATTGATTGTGGTACCCTGAGGCAATGGGGTTTGGGTCAGGCAGCCTCCTCCAATACTCAGGATGCTGATCAAAAATGAGGATTTTGCCAGAGGTCAAAATCAAAGGACTGTCAAGCTTATGTTGCTTGTACTGCTGGCACcaaagaaatgcttcagaaaaatataatttgacCATAAAAGTTAAGGCAATGCCAGGATGTCTGCCTGTGCATAGCGTGTCTGCATCAAGATCAAAGGGTCCCATGGCTGGGGTGACAGCCCTTGGAAAGAAGCTCAGGGCCAGTAAGGGCTGGTGGTACTCAGGGCTCAAACAGAAAATATCTTCTGATGAAGCAGCTTGTTTATTTCATAGATTTATGTATTTAATGGATTCGTATTTAAAAACCTGTCAGAGTCTTAGATTATGGCTTTAATAATGGCTTTAAATTTAAAGAGTAGTTTTAAATTAGATATGAGGAAGATTTGTTTTTTACTGTGAGtgtggtgaggcacaggaacatgttgtccagagaagttgtgcaTACCCCACCTTCAGAAGTGTTCAGGGTTGAATATGTCAGTGAACAatctggtctggtggaaggtgtccctgcccatggcagtgagAGTGGGAAatagatggtctttaaggttctttccaacacaaaccactctatggttctatgattccatgaataTTATCCACCTGAAGACCCAATCCAAAGGTTATTCAACTTGGCAATGTTGTCTGAGGGGCCAaggcagaggagggagaggtggCCAGATGAGGCAGCACTCCAAGAACAAATCAAATAGTAAAGAGATAACCTACCACTCGGCTGGCATTACTGGGAAAGTCTTATGCTGTTACATGTTTTTACTTAGCAAACATATTcttcttaatattttattgGGACAGTTTTGCTTTAGAAGCCATTCCTACTTTGCATTCCAGCCTTGTTTTATCTCTTCCATCAGACCCCGTCTATAATTAAGTCCAAAGACGTACATTGAAATCCTCGTGGGAATCAAAACATTTCCACTTTATATTCCAGCACTGACTGTTATTTGAGGATCACACAGTGTTTCACCACTGATAATTAATCTTTCTGGAAGCTCTTTGACACAGACAAGAGCTATTATTCAGGAACAGTGATTAATGAGAAGAAAGCCATGAAGATGTACAGGACCTGTCAAGATGAAGGAGCTGAGCTGAAccctgagcactgctgtgctgacaAACCTCTGGCagcctttttcttcctcagtttCTTCACTTGAACAGTGATGCCTTTCTTGCTGTGAAGTGTTCAAGACTTGCCAAGAAAAAATCCTTAATGAACAGTTAGGTATTAAGCCTTTTAGAAGGGATAATAAACATATGCAGATCAAGAGCAGCTTGAGGCTTACTCGATAGAGCTCAGTAATGCATTTCTGTTTAGGGAAGTCATAGCATGTCATGactttttgtgggtttgtgtaGGCTGATCTTATGTTTGGAATGCAAACACAAGGATGATGCACCACCCTGGATGAAAACCAGTGGATACATGTTCACCAAGTATGTGCTTCATGAAGCCTGTATATTACAAGGAAAGTGGCAGATTGCAGAGTTAAAAGCAAAACTCGCATGAATAATTGTGTGTTTTCAGTTCAAAGTCATCTATTTCAGtttatacatttaaaatatttcccagtTTTCTTTGCTTGCTAGCTTCAAAAGTACAGATGCTAATTACTCTGCTGTGGCATTCAAAGATATTGTGTTCAACTAACAGAGAACaggaagaaattgtttttcacttttcagcttttttcaTTTACAGAGGAAAATAAGTTAGATAAACccatcttaaaatattttacttatgGCCCATGTTAgagtaagaattaaaaaaacaaagttgATTTGTGTTGCAAGTGATCACAAGGCAGGCTTGACATTAAAACTGCTTGCTAAGCTGAgtcaataaaataataatgaagatattaaaaatattaatatatatatatggtatATATTAATGaagatatatattatatatatgtatattatatatacatataaaaatgcagatatacatacatatatattatatatttatatattatatatgtaatatatatcacatatttatatatatataacatataacatataaagttatatatattatatattaatgaagatattaaaaCTTCTCACCTAATGATTTTGGTTCACAAGTACTATGCTGAATGCTACTTTCAGCTGTCTCCTGGCAATAGTCCTGTGCCCTCTAGCTGGCAACTTGTGTTCTTCAAAGGACTGTTTGTACAGCAGCTGAATATGATAACAGAGGAGAGCAGCTTCTCTTTGGCCTACCTGAACAAATAACTTCCCTGGATTTAATGAGCCCATCTCTCACAGTCATTCAggactgtgctgtgcagggatgaCAGCTGACAACTTgttctgtgcctgctgctgtctGGATGGGTCTTTCTTTTGCCTCTTACTGGTGTTCTGCTTCTGTACTGAGCCCTCAAGTCTGGAGGTGATGGAAACCTGCCTGCTGACTTAGTGTCTTCTGTCACATTCCTTCTAGGTCAAGATGATTTTGATTTAGCTGATGCCCTTGATCACCCAGGTATGTAATTTTTCTATCCTTATTTTACTATGGTATTTACATCTAATAGTAAATCTTAAATCTTTTTCGTTGAGGAATGGAATATGAAGTGGCTACTACTTCTGTTAAAGATACACAGAACTGAAGAATGCTAGGTTTCAATGTTTCTatcatgaaatgaaaattttctttaaaaaaacaaacaaaaaactagATTTGAAAACATATTCCTTCATTTTTGGCTTCTGCTGTGATACATAAAGTTTTATGGAAAGCAGCTCTCTACATTTGCTCATACCTGCTTTGGTTAAGTTGAAGCTGTTAATGTCTATTGGCATGTCATTTTGTCCAACAGATGACATCATCACCAGGAAACCCACAGTGATCAGAAGACCGACAAGACCTGTGTACAGTGAGTAATAAATAATGGGTCATAAAACTCATTTTGTGCATGTAGGAAACTTTCACATGAGGCTCTTTATCAtatttgctgctgtgctttAGCTGAGATAATGTGTGATTAACAGCTGTCTTCTTAAAGTAAAAGAAGTGCTCTTTTTACAATTACCAGTTACATGTCTTTACTGCTTCCAGTGAGGCAATCAAGCATGGCTGGCCAGTGAGAGTATTTTATTTCCCAAAGTCCTTCTTCACCCTTTTCTTGATGGTTCTGAACTCCCTGGGAAGTATAACAATGGGTAGCTGTTGCTAAAATTGGCTGTTTctctactttttttctttattatcttTATTTGTTGTATATTTATTCATGATGCTTGATAACAGAGTTGGAAAAGAATCAGAACAAAGACAGGGCTcaaccagccaccccactcttttatagcactcttcttctcattggttacagctgtggcctgttaaagtcaggcctgttcctaatctttaataattggcccagctgcaactccttaggggtaagattactttctacactatctttattttcttatagtCTCTCCCCCTACACAGCTGGGGCCAATTACAGCCAGTGTCCTCTGGCATTCCATGCACCTCTGCCTGAGTTAAAGCTCTGCTGTAGGCATCTCTCTTGTGTAGCAAAATTCATCACAACAGTTAGTGGAAGGTAATGTTTATTTGCAAAATCTCAATGTGTAAGTTGATATTTACCCACTGACATTGTTCCTGCATTCTGTTTAATTCAGCCATGCCCTCACATCCACCTGCTCATGAGCACCAAGATGTGTGTGCTTAGGTGGCCTGGTGAGCATTGTGGGCAACATGAGACAAAGCTTGCCAGCTTCTGAGCTCTTATCCTGTCTCTGTGCTTCTTCTTGATCAGAAATGACAAGCAGAATCCACACATCTTTTATATCCTTTAGCAGTAATCAGGTATTATAGAGAGGTCATTGCCTCATAATATTTCTCACTCTGGTGCCTCTGAACCCTTGGTCAGGTTGCTGCCcactatattttttttcacttgtttgGAGTTCACAGGCTGTGTGCACAGACTTATTTTCTGGGTGGATGATCAGAAAAGTAGTGATATGCTGCAACCTTTGGTGTTAGAAtgcctttctgcttttcctctgctgagaAGTCATCTGTGCTGTCATCAGAGCACAGGCCTGTGACAGGTAATGGCATTTTTGAAAAGCAACTCTCTGCCGAGCAGACACAGGGAGGACCTACACCTAACAAGTACAAACCAAGTCATGTATTAtgaatttgtttattttcctgccaGATTTCCTGGTGACATCAAAGCATTTCTGAGTTGTTACTCAAATGAGACTAGATACTGTGCTAAAGCAGCTTCCCAGTCCTCCTAGGTataaagaacagaagaaaacagatttctgcatggtgattttcctgtgtttcaggAATTCTGACACGtctataatgaaaaaaaacttGTTTAATTGAGGATCTATCTAACTGTCTGTGGCAACAAACACTGTTACAAAAATTTAGATAGGTTTTGCTATCCTCTTTGTTCTGATTCACTCTACCACTCCACGCATATAAGCATCAAGAAAGGGATTCTTGGAGTGAAAACATCCATCCAATGTATTTCTTTCAGAGCTCACCATCATTCCATACACACCTTAAAATACCACCCAGTCACTCATATCCACACCTGCATGTTAGAAACAGAGTTCCTCTTTATGCATCTACAGCTCATGGACAAATTGTTTATTGCATGGGAAGATTCCATCCCAGGTACAGCGAGACACGTGTGTGGTGCTGGGCAATGGTCACAGCCTGGTCATTTACTGGGAAACTTTTGCATACAGACATTTAATTCTATCTAAAAACCTTCATGGCTCAGGCAAATAAAAACAGACTGTCTCTCAACCTCAGACAGATGCATATGATTGCCTGAAGCAAGGGGTCATCCTGACCTTTACATAGATATTTGATTCAATATCTCCCCAAGTAGGTTTATTGCTCCCTAGTATTTGCTCTCAAAATGGATATTCAGTTTTCCTAGTTCAATAAATAACATTTAAGCCAAACATACATATACAAATTTTAACCACAGACATAAATGTTAATTATTAagtatgttttaaaaattagtaCAGTTACATATTATAACAtagctaattttatttttgtatttgcagGTATATTAAAGAGGTATTGATCTTGATTCAACTGTAAGATTTATTTTGACATAatttaaaactggaaaaaaactttGTATTTTGAATAGAAAATACTGTGCTATTTGTCAATTAGTGTGTGGGAAAATGTTACTATAAGACTTTTCAAGAAAAATGTTATAAGTTATTTCAATTTGTGGTACTGACTTGAAAAAGGTGCTTGTCAAACATGCAGTTGTACATGTTCTAATGAGAAAGCATTTTATTTCCCTCAAGTATTGTGTGTAACTCACTTTTCTATATCTTCCTCCTATTCATTTTTAGACAATGATCTACATTTAGGAGATGCTCTTGGTGGGGGTGAGTACTCCCTTGTTTCCTTGAATacaaggggatttttttcttccatagtCTTTTCCTGAACTCTGCCTAATTTCTAAAAAGATATTTCAGTACTGCAGGAGGTGCAATGGTCATGAGAGTTATTACAGCTCATGTACATGCAGCCCTTCTGCCTGAGGCCGTCACACAGAGTGGGGACAGCACCTGGTCGCCAGTGACCTTTGAGAGcctccagctgccctgcctTGCATGAACTGGAGTTGGCTGGGCTTGCTGTACCATGGCAGAGCACCCCAGGCGTGGCTGGGGAGAGCAAACGTCACCCATTCAGCTGGGATGGCTCAGGGTGGAGTCCTCTGACTCAAGCTTGAAGAAGGTGACGGCTGTAGTTTCTTCAGCGACCAAAAATGAGCCTGTTTCAGAGATCAGCACTGGTGAACACAGCTTAAGCTTGAAGCAGTCAAGCTGTTGTAACATGCTGTTAACATCCAGATATTCCCATAACACCCAGACCTGACCTCAGAAGTATTCTGAGTACAGTACTGTACAGAGCTGTGCAGACATATGAATCCTTGAGGCTGGGAATTTGTACACCAAATTTCATTTAGTGTGTTTAGAGATATACCAAGCATGTGAAGAACACTAGAAAGGTTCTTGAATACTGCAGTTACCCAAAATGCAATTAGTATTCAATTAAAGCCTAAAATTCCCCTTTAATCACAgccacacaaaagaaaaattgcacAGAACCTCTGAATCAGCTGCAGTGGTCTGGTTTGCACGTGTTTCAGTCTTAGAAAATGACACTTTTgacattgtttcttttttttccatttttaacttCCCCTGTGGCACTTCATGCCTTTGTATGAATGATATATTAGTCCAGATTCAACAAAACTGGATCTAATTTTGTTAATAattcccatgtttataatttcatttattcttcTCCGTAATAATTCTTCCATTCTTGCAAGCTTTTATTGAGTACTGTTATTGAGTACTGTTATGAGAGGATAGGTTAAATATGTTGGCTAAAGTATTAATTAATAGCTTAAGTATCTTAACGAAACCACATCTATTCATTCCAAGGATAGAAAATTGTAtttccattgtttttgattTCTTTGTTCCATTTTCTGTTCGGGTTCTTAACTGACCTTCATACATGGTATAATAAGGTTAAAGTTATGTTTCTCTTTATCAGTATTTCTGAAGACATTTTGTTTTCACCAGCTGTGCCACACAGTATGTCTTCTTATGCTTAGAGAAGACTAAGTGCAGCATCATGATAGAAATTAAATGTGGAATTGGTGGTTTTCTGCATTTGTGCCACAGTGAGTCTTAGTTCATTACACAGAGCCAGAACAGAGCAAGTCCTTCCTCTGCTGAATATAATTTATTGGGAAAAGTCAGATTCAGCAAAGCTTTATGACTCTACCTAAAATCTGTAGGCTGTAGGCTAAACTCACTTGAGGTTAAGCATATACCTAAATAATTTTCTGGATCAGAACCTAAATGGTGTTCAGAAACAGAAGAATTGTATTTAGCAGCTAGGcaagaagaaaacataaaaaagggCATCTGGCATGGTTGGAAGGTGAAAGATTTAAAGAGGGTTGAGGAAATTGCTATTTATTTCTGTGACCTAATTTTGATTTATGCAGAGAAAAATGCACTGTCTGGCATTTTTAAAACTCATTGAATTGGTTGACTAAAGGGTAGCAAGAGAAAACCGACTCTatacacacagagcagcaagcCTAGATATTAAATTTGGCGGGCTTTGATCTGGGTGAGCTCTTCAGCATTGTATATGCAGTTTGGAAACTGCCTTTAGTGATCAGatctcctgctctgcccaaTGCATCTCTTTCTAATCCTTTGGCAAAAAATTAAGGTTAAATGCTAGCACAAAGTTCTGAACAACAGCAAAGCTGAAGTCTGAGATAATTTTGCACAGTTCAAGAGCAGAAAATTCATTATGCATTAGATAAATTCAGCATCTGTTAAATGAAACTAATCTGCAGGCCTTATTAAAACCTGCTGATGGCAATGAGATAacctgctgcttcctgcccaGCCTAGAACACAGCTTCTCTGTTGGCTCTGAATAACTGCACCACTGACACCCAGAGTGACTGACACATTTTGCCCCCCAGCTGCCAGCTTTAATCAATGTTAGCACTTGCCagatatatgtaaaatattttccctcaATGTTTTTTGTGAATTCTTCTCTTCTTTCGAAAATATTCCCTATTCATTTCCAAGTCAGTTTTTATAGCTAGCTATTTGTTGATATAGTGCTTAAATCTTCTTAACTACTGAAAAAGCCCTTTTATTAATTCATGGGAGTGCAAATTAGAAATAGgtataaaatgcttttatttaaagTTCCCAGTTTTGCCTGTTCAATCATCTAACAATATTAATTATCGATAGGTGACATCTCAAGAAAACCTTTATACCCACCTCTTCCACCACGCCCAGGAAGCTATGGCAATTCTGGTAAGACTACTTGCTCACAAGAAAATGTAGTGCTATCAGCTGTTCAGAGCAGACATTTTGAATACTTTAATCTCTTATTTCTCTAGTAATAGCATTTGTCATCCTTTTCCCACGTCTTCCTTTTGTAATCATTGTTTGTGAGCCAGGGGTGAGAAAGCTTTTTTCTGAATGTTAGTGTTGATACCATAAAGTTTTTATGTTTGTTCAAAATGTGGACACTGCATATTAAGTGGCATGAGACTAACATTTAatcttgtttgtgttttcattttgggCGTGTATACACTGAACTATGCAAAGGCTCAAATTTGACATCtagccagagggcagggataaACCTGTGCTCAAATCAATTTGAGATGTGCATCTGAGATGGCCCTGGGGCATACACcagatggggctgggcagcctgTATTGCTTTTGAGTTTGGTTCCAGACACTTCCTAAAATAAAGTAAATGTGGTATATCTATTCTGGCTGTCACCCTGCACCTGTACTTACTTTGGGTATGGCTGTAGTGCTGAGCCATGGACAGGTCCCTCTGGAGTCCTTCCTGGAAAGGACCCACTGACTCTGCTTCAGGGGTCACTGGCACTCAAGATGCCCATATTGTACAAGGATTTGTGTTACTGGGAGCTCAAGCCCACACATCCCACAAGTACCCAAAACAGACACAGAATACATGGACACCAATGTGTCTGTGTATTCTGTGTCAGTACTTCAGCTTTCAGGTGAATTTTGGTAGGTGACTGTTCAGTGTAAGACATGTGACCCATCCACCATGACGAGGCTGGGATTTCAAAGGTCCCTCACTTTTCCCTAGAACGCTACAAAAGGAGTGGACAAGGGAGCTGAAGGGGTTACCATTGTATATCATTTTGAAACTGGAATCTTTATCTTGCAGGAGGTTTTGATGACTCAGATCTGATTGGTGGAAAGCCTTTACCACCAGGTAACATTTGCCTATTTCCCTTCCAACGTGATCCTAACACCTGTAAATTGGAgctggttggttttgttttttgtggtaATCTGTCTCTGGAGGTATAGGACCACACTGCACTTTTTTATTTAGGTTAGTTATCCATCATGAAAAAAACATGGGTTTAAGCCTGAAGCTAGAACTTGAAACATattccaaaacattttttagATGTCAGAAGCCTGCAGGTTTTATCCCTTTGAATTCAGCAAGGAAAGTCCAAAAACAAGGGATATGCTGAAATAGATGGACCAAGACAAAGATCTTGATGTAAACTACTGATAAATGAGCTGATTGTCTGGGAGTAGAGAAGAGATAGAATATTCTGTCCTCCCTGTGAAATCAGCTTGATGTAGCCTGTTACAGATGGTCCTTCTTCCCCAAAAAGGAAGTTTCAAGAGGATGAGCAATTATTCCTCTGGCCAGCACAGCCATCAGTGGGGAATGGAAGGGGAGCTCCTCTCTTGTAGTGTTGTTGGGCCACGCTTTTTGCCCTTTGTACATCACGCTTTGCTGAGTAAAGACTTAGTTCTCAAAACAGGATGACAAACATTCTTTGATGAAGCTTCACCCTCTATTCCAGGAGATCAGGAGCACCATTTCAATCATGGAGCGAACACAGGTATAGTAAATAATTTACATTATTCTGCAGTTGATTTCTGATCTTTATGAAACACTAAAACAATTACAGCCTTACAAAGTAGCAGATATAATAAATTAGGCTTTAACACATAATTTTCACATCAGCTGTAATATAATACAATTTTTTATTCATCTGCCTAATTCTATAGTTTCCCCAAACTATTTTCATAATTTGGTAAAGGCACTCTTTAGTAGACTATATACTTCAGACAAAGCATTTAAGtgcctctgaaaaaaaaaaaaaaaaaaaaaacaaccacaccttctgtttctttttccacagATTCAGGTCTAATTGCTGGAGTTACATCTCCtgtaatttctgcttttgtgaTACTGATTGTTGGATCCATAGCAGCCTACACCGCTTACAAGAATAAGAAACTCTGTTTCAAACCACGTGGTAAGGCCCAAACAGTTTTCCACTGATTTAGTGGTGAAGTTGGTGGGAActtgacaaacaattgtctctgccagcacagaggtgCCTGGCAGTTATGGCTCTGTGTGAAATCAGCCAGGGTGGCCTAGATCAGCCTCAGAAAAGCTGGCAAAGAACACTCACAGTGGAAATACTCAATgttcaattttcatttttcaggtgGGGCTGCAGTGTAAAGAAGAGTTGCTGTCTGATCACAGGCTCCTTTGGTTGGTGACACTCTACACTGCCATTCTGACAGAAGAAAATCTTCCCCTAACGAGTGTTTTCTTGAGACATTGCAATCCTGCTCTCTCTAACCTGATGTCACTTTTGCACCTCAAGCTTTATGTCATCAAAAATATGCTTAAGACATCCAGGGATTGTATTGCACTCTCTGACCTGCATTCATAAAGGCTGGATACAGATTTTGACTCAGAAGTTATCATAAACAACAAAGAAATCAAGTTTGATATAAGCTAAAAATCAAAGGATTCAGGTTTGTGAGGATTCGAGtcaccaaatatttttttttgttttcaaaattagCCAAAAAACTCAGTCCTTCTGACAGAATAGGAATAAGGAGTTTTTTGCCATTTCCTTTCACACCTGTTGGGTTTCTCCAGTATATTTCTGTAATGTTTATatgtttaaagaaaatttgTAGTTGtctaaagaattaaaaatttgaATGCCTTTACTTTGTGTTTATGTCTGAATTTTAGCAAAGTGAAAGGAAGTCTAGCTAGAAAATTCATTCTTAATTTTACAATATACTGAAAAGATTATGTACATTGATAAACCActgtttaaaatgaaacagaGAGGAATACAtgctaattttatttatttatttattttattgattaATTACTGAACTGGTGTTTAGCTCTTCTCAGGAACTAGAATTTTACATGAGTTTCATTTC from Melospiza georgiana isolate bMelGeo1 chromosome 2, bMelGeo1.pri, whole genome shotgun sequence includes:
- the XG gene encoding glycoprotein Xg, yielding MAGVTALGKKLRASQDDFDLADALDHPDDIITRKPTVIRRPTRPVYNNDLHLGDALGGGDISRKPLYPPLPPRPGSYGNSGGFDDSDLIGGKPLPPASPSIPGDQEHHFNHGANTDSGLIAGVTSPVISAFVILIVGSIAAYTAYKNKKLCFKPRAK